Genomic window (Bosea vaviloviae):
GGGAAGCCGCCGCCGAGATTGACCATCGACAGCGAGAGACCGCGGGTGGCGCATTCCTTGAAGACCGCCGAGGCCGAGGCCAGGGCGGAATCCCAGGCGTTCACATTCGCCTGCTGCGAGCCGACATGGAACGAGATGCCATAGGCGGTCAGGCCCAGGCGATGGCCGTGCTCGAGCACGTCCGCGGCCATTTCGGGCACGCAGCCGAACTTGCGCGAGAGCGGCCAGTCGGCGCCGGCGCCGTCGCAGAGGATGCGGCAGAAGATGCGCGCATCCGCCACGCCGACCTTCTCGGCCGAACGGGAGACCTTGTCGACCTCGGCCGTGCAGTCGACGGCGAAGAGGCGCACGCCGAGCTCCATGGCGCGCACGACGTCGCGCTCCTTCTTGATCGTGTTGCCGAAGGAGATCCGGTCGGCGGTCGCGCCGGCCGCGAGCGCGAGCTCGATCTCGACGACCGAGGCGCAGTCGAAGCAGGAGCCGAGCTTGGCCAGCAGCCCAAGCACTTCCGGCGCGGGATTCGCCTTCACGGCGTAGAACACGCGCGTGTCGGGGAGAGCCCGCGAGAAGGCATGATAGTTCTCGCGCACGACATCGAGGTCGATGACGACGCAGGGCCCATCCTCACGGCGGGTGCGAAGGAATTCACGGATGCGCTCGGTCATGAGACGCTACTCCTCCGGCGCAAGCGGCGCCGATGCGACGTGAAGCCGGCTAAGCCGTCAGCGATTCAAGGCGCGATGGAGACGCCGAGAACAGCCGAACAACTAAGTCCGGACTCTGATAACCGTCGCTTGGGGAGACCCCGCACGCCCGGCAATGAAGGACAAGCCTCTTCGGTGCTGGTCTTTGGAGGACCAGCGAGACCAAAAAAAGCCCGTTCCGTCGTTGCTTTAAGCTGCGTCCCCCGTGGAGATTCGGGGTTCGCCGGTTTCGCCTCCGGCTGCCAGTCGCTGTTCGGTGACAGTTCCCTTGGGAGGAACCGGGAGCGTGATTTGAGGGGATATCCATCCCCCTCCATCCGTCTCCAACACCTGGCGGCTGTCCGGCCTCTTGTCCGGATGCCCACCGACTGACACGCGGC
Coding sequences:
- a CDS encoding type III PLP-dependent enzyme, with amino-acid sequence MTERIREFLRTRREDGPCVVIDLDVVRENYHAFSRALPDTRVFYAVKANPAPEVLGLLAKLGSCFDCASVVEIELALAAGATADRISFGNTIKKERDVVRAMELGVRLFAVDCTAEVDKVSRSAEKVGVADARIFCRILCDGAGADWPLSRKFGCVPEMAADVLEHGHRLGLTAYGISFHVGSQQANVNAWDSALASASAVFKECATRGLSLSMVNLGGGFPARYLKPIPGVPSYGDAIFRALSKHFGNQLPETIIEPGRGMVGEAGLIEAEVVLISKKAESDDVRWVYLDIGKFNGLAETMDEAIRYPIRTARDGDATVPCVLAGPTCDSVDVMYEKTPYMLPFSLEIGDRVLIEGTGAYTTTYSAVAFNGFPPLRQYVI